In Vicia villosa cultivar HV-30 ecotype Madison, WI unplaced genomic scaffold, Vvil1.0 ctg.000451F_1_1_3, whole genome shotgun sequence, the following proteins share a genomic window:
- the LOC131628420 gene encoding subtilisin-like protease Glyma18g48580, with amino-acid sequence MLQEEEAAQIAKNEKVVSVFLIKEHKLHTTRSWHCVKTARDFVGHGTHTLSRLATCKVCWSLTDATSCFGADVLAAIDQAINDGVDLISVSAGESTGTNSEEVFTDVVSIGAFHALARNILLVASSGNDGPTTGSVVNVAPWVFTAASSKTVREGKIKSVSEPHVLSTVSYDKHPETHSNVMGWPFGKCRHVCVAMYLYELW; translated from the exons ATGCTTCAAGAGGAAGAAGCTGCACAAATTGCAA AAAATGAAAAGGTGGTATCGGTGTTTTTGATTAAAGAGCATAAACTTCACACTACGCGTTCATGGCATTGCGTAAAAACAGCGCGTGACTTTGTAGGTCACGGGACTCATACATTATCAAGACTTGCAACATGTAAAGTGTGCTGGTCTTTAACTGATGCTACTAGTTGTTTTGGTGCGGATGTATTAGCTGCCATTGATCAAGCAATTAATGACGGTGTTGATTTGATTTCTGTTTCTGCTGGTGAAAGTACTGGTACAAATTCTGAAGAAGTTTTTACTGATGTGGTTTCAATAGGTGCATTTCATGCACTTGCTAGAAATATATTGCTAGTTGCTTCTTCCGGAAATGATGGACCTACCACTGGAAGTGTTGTTAATGTTGCCCCTTGGGTTTTCACTGCTGCTAGTTCTAAAACAGTTAGAGAAGGGAAAATAAAATCAGTTTCTGAGCCTCATGTTTTGTCTACTGTCAGCTACGACAAACATCCTGAGACCCATTCAAATGTCATGGGCTGGCCGTTTGGTAAGTGTAGACATGTATGTGTGGCTATGTATTTGTATGAACTTTGGTAG